The nucleotide sequence TTAGCCAGTACTCCTCTCTTTGGAAGTGGCGGTGGAGTCCAGTTTTGCCTACGAGCAGCTAGCTCTTCCTCACTTAAGGCAACTGAGATCAGCCTTTGTTCACTATCAATCGTAATCATATCTCCATCTTTAATCAGTGCAATCGGACCGCCAACCTGTGCTTCAGGGGCAATATGGCCAATAACCAGCCCATGGCTGCCTCCCGAGAATCTTCCATCCGTAAGCAATGCAACACTTTCTCCCAGGCCTTTTCCGACGAGAATTGCTGATAATGACAGCATCTCTGGCATTCCTGGTCCGCCTTTTGGTCCCTCATAGCGAATAACCAATACATCTCCTGCGACTACTTCATCCGACATAACTGCTTTGGATGCTGACTCCTCATCATCAAAAACTTTTGCAGGTCCAGTCATGTTTTTCACCTTCAAACCAGATACCTTTGCTACTGCGCCATCTGGAGCAAGATTTCCTTTTAAAACAACGAGTGGACCGTCCTTCCTATAAGGCTCAGCTGCAGACCGGATTACTTTTTGGCCAGGTTTTAAGTCAGGAAATTCCTTAAGATTCTCTTCGAGTGTTTTTCCCGTAACCGTAAGGCAATTACCGTGCAGCATTCCTTCTTTCAATAAAAGTTTCATTACTGCCGGAACCCCTCCGGCCTCAAAAAGGTCTTGCATGACATATTTACCGCTTGGCTTCAAGTCAGCAAGATGAGGTACTCTTTCCTGGATTCTATTGAAATCATCTAGTGTCAGGTCGACTTCAGCAGCATGGGCTATTGCCATCAAGTGAAGAACGGCATTTGTGGATCCGCCGAGAGCCATTACGACCGTAATGGCATTTTCAAATGCTTCCTTCGTTAAAATCTGTCTTGGGCGAATGTCCTGCTCCAGCATCTGATAGACTACTTCACCAGCTTTATAGCAATCTTCCCGCTTTTCATCGGTTTCCGCTGGATGTGATGAACTTCCCGGCATGCTCATTCCGAGGGCCTCAATTGCGCTGGCCATAGTATTAGCTGTGTACATCCCTCCACAGGAACCTGAACCTGGGCAAGCATGACATTCAATCTTATGAAGCTGTTCATCACCGATTGCACCCTTGTTATATTGACCAACACCTTCGAAGGCGGACACTATGTCAATGTCCTTCCCATCGAGCTTGCCAGGCTTAATCGTACCGCCATAAACAAAAACAGAAGGAAGGTCCATTCTTGCAATTGCCATCATACAGCCAGGCATATTTTTATCACAGCCGCCAATTGCGACGAAACCATCAAGGCTTTCCCCCTGGACCACTGTTTCTATCGAATCAGCAATTAAGTCACGACTAGGAAGCGAATAGCGCATTCCGTCCGTTCCCATCGAAATTCCATCGGATACAGTGATCGTGTTGAAAATTAGCGGCGCCCCGCCTGCCGCCCTCGCACCTTCTTTCGCTTTCACTGCAAGCTTATCAATATGTATATTACAAGGAGTCACCTCACTCCAAGTACTCGCTATTCCAATCATCGGCTTCCTGAAATCATCATCACTGAAACCAACCGCCCGAAGCATAGCCCTGTTCGGAGCCTTTCTTGCATCATCACTAAATACATGGCTCTTGATTCTTAAGTCTTTTCCCATTGAATGTCCCTCCCGATTTTTTATTCACTACAATACCTGTTTTCTCGGACAATTGCAATAATTATCTAAATATTTTCATTATTAAAAATAAGTAAGCGGATACATTTTCACATTACTTCAGTGCAAGGTGAAATTCTTTTTTTTGCCTACAAAAAGACACCCTGGACATAATTGATGAACATCCTGGGTGTCTTTATAAATGTTTTATTGTTTTCTGGCTTCGGTCATCTGTTTCCAGACAGAGCCTTTAGCTTCTTCTCCATGCTCGATACGGGCAATCGCCAATTTCACCTGCATGCTTACTTCGAATTCAGAATCATCTTCCGCACTCTTCAATGAAGGCACTGCTCTTTCATCACCAACTTCATATAGGAACATTGCCGCCCTCCAGCGGACAAGCTTACTTGGGTCCTTGAGCGCTTCCATCATTTCATCCATTGCTTCCAAGAAACCAAGATCAGATAAGCAGTCACCCGCTGTCCTGCGCACCGTGACTGTTTTATCTTTCAAGGCTTTGTACAATAATGGCAAGACCTTTTGGTCCTCAATCATTCCTAAGTAAACTGTAGCCAGACGGCGTATAGAGGCTTTCTCATCCTGTAACGCTTTTTCAAGCACCGGCAGGTCCTCTATAGTCGGATCTTCCATTTGCTCAAGAAGCTGATACCTTATCCGCCAATCGGGGTTGTCCAAATCTGCTTCTGTTACCCTGATTTTTTTCTTTGCTGCTTTTAGCTGAGCTTCCTGGCCGGGATTTTTGGCCAGCTTTACTAGTTCCTCCAGCCTCTCAGGAGGATATGCTGCTAAAAGTTCTTCCACTACGTCATTTCCTACCTGATCAAATTCCCCATACCGGACTCCAAGCTCTTTCCATCTGCGAACCATGACAACGTTATCATCCGGAGTCTGTACCTCACCTACTTTTTTCACAAATAATTCTGGCAGTCCAAACCGCTTCTCTTCTGTGCCGTCCGTAAGTTTCACTTGCATAGGTATTCCTTTATATATTTGTACAAGAACTTTTACTTCTCCAAAATGCTCATTGATTTCAGGTGAATCGTCCCCTGATTCCTCTGCATCTTCTCCAAACGCTTTCCTCACCTCAGGGAGGATTACTTTCCAGTCATATTTTGCATTTCTTTCGACTGCCAGGAAATCTGCAACATGGTAAACCCCTTTTACCCCTTCAATATCAAGTATGCTCACAACGACTTCCGGTGCCCCGGCCGCTGAGTCCTTTTTATAGTTATTGCTCTTGCCCATAGGAAGTTCTTCATCCAGGTTGATTTTCATCGTATTCGGGCTTGGCGTTGGTTCAATTGATACAATTTTCATATTCCCACCCCTTTATATTTTTCAGGAATGAAGCCATTTTAACATAATGAAGGTTAGATAGCATTTCACAGCCCTTCAGACCGATGTCGTTCTTGGTTCAGACAACTTTCCTGCTTTTTCCACTGAAACTATCGGAAGTTGCTCAGACTTCTGACTACTTTTCCTCTTTTTCCGCTGAACCTGTCCGAAGTTGCAATATATATTCATGGGATGAGGTCCTTTTAAAAGATAGAAAAAATAAGACCTGGGATTCCAGGCCTTATTCGTTTTCGGCGAGCTCGGATAAATAGCTCCACCTTTCAATTAGATACTCTAATTGCTCATTCAACTCTTTCTCTTCATTCACAAGGGCCTGGCCCTTTTCAAAATCACTTCCGATATTGGCCATTTCCGCCTGCACTTCTTCAAGGCGCGCTTCTGTACCTGCAATCTTATCCTCAATTTCTGCCCATTCTTTTTGCTCCTTGAAGGACAGTTTCTTTTTCTTCGGCTTTTCTGTCTGCTCTACCTTTTCCTTCTTAGGGACTGAAGGTGCAGACTCTGGTTTCGGCCGCTTTTCAAGGTATTCTGAATAGTTGCCGTAGTGCAGGTCTGTCTGACCATTCCCTTCGAGTACAAGCAGCAAATCGACGACCTTATCAAGGAAGTAGCGGTCATGGGAGACGGAGATGACGACACCTGGGAATTCTTCCAGATAATCTTCCAACACAGTTAAAGTCTGTGTGTCCAAATCATTCGTAGGCTCATCCAGCAGAAGGACATTGGGTTCTTCCATTAAAAGCTTTAACAAGTATAATCTACGTTTTTCGCCACCGGAAAGCTTCCTAATAAGAGTTCCATGTGCATAAGGAGGGAACAGGAATCTCTCGAGCATTTGAGCAGCTGAAATTGTCTTTCCGTCCGTTGTATGGACTATTTCTGCTGTTTCTTTCAGGTATTCAATCACCCGCTTATTTTCGTCCATATCTTCATTTTCTTGAGTATAGTAAGCGATCTTTACGGTTTGCCCGGTAATGATTTCACCATCATCAAGCATGATCCTGCCTGCGAGTATATTTAGCAAAGTAGATTTCCCTGTCCCGTTCCGTCCGATTATCCCTAGTCTGTCCCCAGGCTTCACGAGAAGATTGAAATGATCCAGAATCACTTTATCTTCGTATTTTTTCGTTGCTTCCTTTAGTTCAAGCACCTGTTTGCCCAGCCTGCTGCCACTTAAAGAAATATCGAGTTTCTCGGATGACTTTACATTTGACACTTCTTCATCTAGTTTGTCAAAGCGCTGAATGCGGGCCTTCTGTTTAGTTGTCCTCGCCTTAGCCCCGCGCCTGATCCACTCGAGTTCCTGCCTGAACAAATTCTTCTTCTTTTCAAATGTTGCGGCTTCGTTCTCCTCACGGATAGCCTTGGCTTCAAGGAAGCTGGCATAGTTGCCTTTATAACTGTAAAGATTTCCCCCATCAAGTTCAAAAATCCTGTTTGTTACTCTGTCAAGGAAATAGCGGTCATGCGTGACGAGCAGGAGTGATCCTGAATATCTAGATAAGTAGTCTTCAAGCCATTTTACCGTCTCGTAATCGAGGTGGTTCGTGGGCTCATCAAGTATCAGCAAATCCGGAGATTCAATCAACACCTGAGCGAGTGCGACACGTTTCTTCTGCCCGCCGGAAAGCTCGCCCATTTTTTTGGAGAAGTCTGAAATCCCAAGCTGCATGAGAATGGATTTTGCAGCAGTATTGGCATCCCAGCCATCAGAACTATCCATCCTCCGCTGCAAGTCATAAAATCGTTCCTGAAGTCCTGGGTCATCAGGTTTTTTGCCTAATTCAGAGAGAATAATCTCATAATCTCTCATCAGCTTTAAGATAGGCGCATCCCCGCTGAAAACCTGATCAAGAACCTTTTTATCCGGTTCCATTTCAGGCTGCTGGGATAAAAATGAAATTTTATAATCTTTCGCAAATATGATATCGCCAGAATCCGGCTGGTCGATGCCAGCCACAATTTTGAGGAGGGAAGATTTTCCTGTTCCGTTCACACCGATCAAACCGACTCTCTCACGCTCGCCGATTGTAAAAGATATCCCCTCGAAAAGCTCTTTTTCCCCGTATGTTTTCGTCACGTTTTCAATCGTGATCATTTTCATGCCTTACCATTCCATTCACTGTAAAATTGTTCAAGGAAAGTCTCCATGAATTTATGCCTTTCCTCTGCAAGTTGTCTCGCATGCTCAGTATTCATTTTATCTTTAAGCTTTAAAAGCTTCTCGTAAAAGTGATTGACCGAAGAACTGTCGCCATTTCTGTATTCCTCTAGCGTCATCTGTCCCCTTACATTCAGGTCAGGCTCGTAGATCGGATGGCCTTTCTTTCCGCCGAAGGCAAATGTCCTTGCAATCCCGATCGCACCAAGGGCATCAAGGCGGTCAGCATCCTGGACAATCTCCGCTTCCATACTATCAAGCTCTATCACCCTGCCGCCTTTATAGGAAACTGACTCGATACAACTCTTTATCCTTGAGGTAGTTTCGCTTTCTAATTGTATGCTTTGTAAAAATGAATCAAGTTTCATCCATCCGGCTTCTTCCGATTCATTCAATTTATCATCTGGAATATCGTGAAGCAAGGCGGCCATTTCAATGATGAACCAATCTCCCTGCTTTTCCTTACTCCATATAAGACGGGCATTCTTCCTGACCCTGTCAATATGGTGCCAGTCATGGCCCGAAGAATCCTTGCCCAGCTCAGTTTTTACAAATTCCTCTGCCATTGCTATTTTATCTCTCATATTCTGCACCTACTTTCCTACCGAACCCATTTTACCACAGAAATGGTCAGAGATAGGTGCATATATATTTGGAACAGTAATTGGCGGTTTATGTTATCCCCCTGTTTATAATACCAGCCTGTCTATCTGACATTCTCTTCTTGGTTCGCTCTGTTTTTGTCCATTAGAGAGATCTTCTATCGGACACTTCCTCAGGATTCTGCTTTCTGTTTGTCCGATAGAGGATTTCAATCAAACACTATCTCTATAAATCCCAAAATTTATTGGATTGATCTTTTTTACGGTCCTAAAGAAAAAAGTGCCAAATTGGCACTTATGCATCTGCATTATTCCAGCTGATCCCGATTGTATGTTCACCAGCATGTACACCGATTACAGCTCCAATTGGGCAGCTGAGGAAACGGATATCAGGAAATTTTGCTTCAAGCTCGCTTTGCCATTCGTCAGCAACCTCTTTATGCAGGCCGTAGAGAATGTACACTTCCTTAACTCCGTATTTCTCGTTGGAGAGGTTCAAATAATCAAATATTTTCTCTCGCGCTTTTTTATCGCTTCTGACCTTTTCCTTTGTATTCAAAACGCCGTCTTCAATACTGATGATAGGTTTAATACTCAGCATGCTTCCTAGATAGAATTGCATACCTGACATACGGCCGCTTCGATGCAGCTGCTCCAGGCTCCCAATCATCACATAGGTTTCATTGGACTCACGGACGATTTCCAGCTTCTCCTTGATTTCCTCGATTGATGCCCCCTGTTCAGCTAATGCAATTCCCTTTTTTAATAGGGACGTCAATGGAAAAGTGAGAATTTTAGAATCAAAAGTAATTACAGGAATATTGACGGCTTGTGCAGCCTGTACACTTGAGGCGACTGTTCCGCTCAGCTTGGATGAGACCAGGACTGAGAATACGAGATCATATTCTTTTCCAAGCTTTTCATATAGTTCCATAAAGGCGCCCACAGGCGGCTGTGATGTTTTCGGGGCCGTTTTCAGCGTCTTTAATCTTTTATATAATTCCTCTGCAGTCAAATCCCTTCCATCAAGATATTCTACATCATCCAATACAATGGTCATCGGTACTTGATATACATCGGGATGGTTCTTTAACTCCTCATCCAGGTAGGCTGTACTATCAGTAACCCAGGCGATTTTCTTCAAACAATCTCCCCCTTTTTTTATTTTTCAGTTCTATTAACTGTCATGATTACCAAATACCCGCCAATTCCCTCACAGCATCCTATACTCACTAAAGGACATAAATGCTTGTACAAAAAATGTGGCTCTCACAACGAATAGAACTTTTAGTCTATATTTAAATCTACTCGTTAATAGACTATTCTGAAAACAACACAGAAATTCCTGCCATGAAGGCAGGAATTATTATTCACTCAATAATTTTTTTAATTTTTCCAGTGAAGCTATCATATAATCGATCATTTCTGATAAATCGTCGATCTGTTCTTCGAAAACCAGGCGGTTGAAGGAGACCTTCGCATGGGTTTGGATGCGAGATTTATTCTCCAAAGGGTTCATCACTGCGGTTTGCATAATCGCCCGATCCCTTCCCCATATATTTTCAAGTACTTTCTGAATTTCCTTAAAAACATCCATATCATTTTTATGAAAAAGTGAGAAAGAAATATTCACTTTACATCCTGCAAGCTGTTTGGCGTCCACACTTTCCAACAGCTCTGCAGATAGGTTCTCCAATCCGGCTTCGATGGTCATCATTGCTGACAACAAATTCGGTTCATATCCTCTTTTAGTGAAAGAAATCTCATATTTACGCGACAGCTTGGCGGTATTAATCCAGTCATTGCGGTCAATCACGATTATTTCTCCGCTCAAATCCCTGTCATATATATCGCCTTCGATTACGACTTTAATGTTTTCATAAGCTGTCGGGTCAAACAAAAGCTTCCACTCCTTTTAAGCATTTGATTGCATATTAAAAATGGCCAGCCCAACCGTGGGACGCCGGCAAGAAAGAAATCCTCACGTCCCATTATGCCAGTCGGGACTGACCATGTCGGTTCAAACTATTTTTAGAACAATCCTACAGCGTTGCCCTCTTCATCAACATCCATATTCAATGCCGCCGGAAGCTTCGGTAACCCAGGCATTGTCATTACTTCACCTGTCAATGCTACGATGAATCCAGCACCTACTGACGCCTTCAATTCTCTAACTGTAATAGTGAAGCCTGATGGTCTTCCCAGTTTTTGAGGATCATCTGATAATGAGTATTGCGTTTTAGCCATACATACTGGCAGGACACTCCAGCCATATCCATCAAAATCAACAAGCTGTTTCTTAGCTTTCGGTGAAAACTCGACTCCATCAGCACCATAAACCTGAGTGGCAATCGTCTTGATCTTGTCCTCCAGTGAATCGGACAAGTCATAAAGATGGGCAAAGGTATTTTCGCTTTTTTCAATTACGTCAAGAAGTCTCTCTGCAAGCTCAACTCCGCCAGCGCCGCCTTTTTCCCATACTTCCGTCAAGGCAACTGGAATCCCTGCATTCTCACACAGTTCTTTCAAGGTATTTGTTTCAAGCTCTGTATCTGTAATGAATCGATTGATGGCAACAACATATGGCAAGCCAAAGCTTGAAATCGTCTCAACATGCTTTTTAAGGTTTGTGAAACCATCTCTTAAGGCTTTTACATCTTCGTTTACTAATTCTGTTTTCTTCATTCCACCATGCATTTTCAAAGCGCGTATGGTAGCAACAATAACAACAGCTGAAGGATCAATCCCTGCTGTTCTTGCTTTGATGTTCAAGAACTTTTCTGCGCCAAGATCAGCACCGAATCCTGCTTCCGTTACGACGAAATCAGCAAGTTTGGATGCAGCCTCAGTCGCGATGACACTGTTGCATCCATGGGCAATGTTCGCAAATGGACCACCATGGATCAATGCCGGAGTATGTTCGATCGTCTGGACAAGGTTTGGCTTGACCGCTTCCTTCAATAACAGAGTCAATGCCCCTTCTACTCCAAGATCGCCTACAGTAACAGGCTGCTTGTCATAGTTATAAGCAACAACCATCTTTGAAAGACGGAGTTTTAAATCCTTCAGGTCGCTCGCAAGGCAAAGGACAGCCATGATTTCTGATGCAACCGTAATATCGAAGCCGTCTTCACGAGGAACACCCTGCATCGGCCCGCCAAGTCCGATGACAACTTTCCTTAGTGCACGGTCATTCAAGTCGAGCGCGCGCTTCCAAACAATCCTGCGCTGATCGATGTTCAGCTTGTTACCTTGTTGCAGATGATTATCAATCAAAGCAGCAAGCGCATTATTGGCCGTCGTAATCGCATGCAGGTCCCCTGTGAAGTGAAGATTGATATCCTCCATTGGAAGCACCTGCGCGAAGCCTCCACCTGTTGCGCCGCCTTTGATTCCCATAGTTGGTCCTAATGAAGGCTCACGCATGGCAATCATCGTTTTTTGACCAAGTTTGTTCAATGCATCCGCAAGACCGACCGTTACAGTTGATTTGCCTTCACCAGCAGGAGTAGGATTAATCGCAGTAACAAGGACGACCTTGCCGCTTTCTTTTGTTTTTAACTTAGCCAAAGCTTCTGAAGACAGCTTCGCTTTATACTTACCAAACAGCTCAATATCATCAGCATCCAGGCCTATGCTCGCTGCAATGTCAACAATCGGCTTCATTTTACTATCACGAGCAATTTCAATATCTGACTTAACTTGAATATTTGTTCCCATTTCCAATCCCCCCAGATATTCTCTATATGCTTACCATTTTATATTTTACCATCATAGAATTACTATCAGGCAAAAAATATTTATTTGTCATAAAATTTCCTCTTTAGTCAATTGCTCCACGAAAGAATTCAGACTATAATAAAAATTATTAATTTTAGATTACGAAAGGGAGGTTATACTTTGCCAATAAAAATCCCGTTGCACTTGCCAGCGAAAGAAATTCTGGAAAAAGAAAATATTTTTATCATGGATGACAGCCGAGCTGCAAAACAGGATATCCGGCCGTTGAATATATTGATCCTGAACCTAATGCCCGAAAAAGAAAAAACAGAAAGGCAGCTGCTGCGGCTGCTCGGGAATACGCCACTCCAAGTGAACATAACATTTTTAAAAACCGCTACATATGATTCTAAAAATACATCACACTATCATCTGGAAGAGTTTTATCAAACCTTTACAGAAGTTAGAGAAAAGAAATATGACGGCATGATCATTACGGGTGCACCAATCGAGTTGATGGAATTTGAGGAAGTCCACTACTGGGATGAACTGAAGGAAATCCTCGACTGGACAGAGCAGAACGTGACGTCCACATTGCATATATGCTGGGGAGCACAGGCTGCTTTATATCATCACTATGGCATCAATAAATATGCCCTTCCCAGGAAGTGCTCAGGCGTATTTACCCATAGGGTCCTAGACCCTACCGAAGAACTCTTACGGGGGTTTGACGATGAATTCATTGCTCCCCATTCAAGGAATACGGATATTCCCAAAGAGACGTTACAAAATCATCCTGACCTGAGGCTGTTGGCTTCTTCAGATGAGGCCGGCGCATTGATTGTTTCCAGCAAAGACAGCAGAAGAATCATGATTACCGGGCACCTTGAATACGAAGCTACAACCCTTGCAGAAGAATACTTAAGAGATAAGGAAAAAGGCATTGAAATTGACATGCCAGAAAACTATTTTCCACATGATAATCCCGAAAAAAAACCGGCAAACCGCTGGAGGTCACATGCCCATCTGTTCTTTTCCAATTGGCTGAACTATTATGTATACCAGGCTACTCCTTATGATTGGGACTAGAAGAGGCATCGACAGAGTCGATGCCTTTTCTCTATGATTCATTGTTATTAAAATACTGATAGTGATGATTTTGCCAGATCAATGGTGTTTCTTTCTCAAAATATACTCCCTCAAAACTAGTGTCTTTTAAGCAATCCAAGGTTTCTTCTTTTGTAAAGAAGACCATTGCGGACTCATCAAAGTAACATGTGAAGGTGAATTCTTTGTGTTCATCCATTAGTATCATTGGACCTGAACAGAGGAATAATTTTCGTTCCAGGTTTAGATCTTTTAACTCAAAAACACCTTCACCATCTATCAACTTATTATAAAAGATTTTTGTTGCTCCTTTGGAGGCCAGGACCCTTAACAAGTCATCAATCAATAGGACAGAAAATTGGTCCTCATATGGAAAGAAGAAGTCTGGCTCGATAGCCCTCTGTATTCTCTCGACCAAATCCATCCTTTGGTACACTTTAACACCGCAGCCGCCAGTCACATATGCTGTTACTCCGATCGAAACATCAGATATCCTGTCTAATCGGGCTCTATTCTGAATTTCCTTCCAGCTGACCGGGGTGGCAAACCTGTAAACTTCCTCATCACTTGGTGCGTCAATAGCGTTCCAGCCAGATTCCATCTTAAAAAAAGGATAGAAAATAACTGCGGCTGACCTGTATCCTTCCGGAAGTAAATCCATTAACGGCTCATTATCCGGCTCTTTTCCTATTGGATAAAAAAATTCTATATGCATTTACTTAACCCCTATTAACCCTGCGGAGCATAATATACTTCTTCAAAAGGCTGGACGACAACGAAGCCTTCACCGCTGAATTTCATCTGTATTGACTCGCCGCTTCCACGGCCGAGGAATGTTTTGAATGAAATATCTGTTACGAATTCAGGCTGGAGATTACCAGACCAGGCTACTGTTGCGTTCGGGTCTGTATAAACAGGGTTATCAGGAGTGACAAGCAGGGTCAGCGGCTCATAATGGGATGTGATTGCCACCATTCCTG is from Mesobacillus boroniphilus and encodes:
- the ilvD gene encoding dihydroxy-acid dehydratase, giving the protein MGKDLRIKSHVFSDDARKAPNRAMLRAVGFSDDDFRKPMIGIASTWSEVTPCNIHIDKLAVKAKEGARAAGGAPLIFNTITVSDGISMGTDGMRYSLPSRDLIADSIETVVQGESLDGFVAIGGCDKNMPGCMMAIARMDLPSVFVYGGTIKPGKLDGKDIDIVSAFEGVGQYNKGAIGDEQLHKIECHACPGSGSCGGMYTANTMASAIEALGMSMPGSSSHPAETDEKREDCYKAGEVVYQMLEQDIRPRQILTKEAFENAITVVMALGGSTNAVLHLMAIAHAAEVDLTLDDFNRIQERVPHLADLKPSGKYVMQDLFEAGGVPAVMKLLLKEGMLHGNCLTVTGKTLEENLKEFPDLKPGQKVIRSAAEPYRKDGPLVVLKGNLAPDGAVAKVSGLKVKNMTGPAKVFDDEESASKAVMSDEVVAGDVLVIRYEGPKGGPGMPEMLSLSAILVGKGLGESVALLTDGRFSGGSHGLVIGHIAPEAQVGGPIALIKDGDMITIDSEQRLISVALSEEELAARRQNWTPPPLPKRGVLAKYARLVSCSSKGAVTDHFEGKSVQEPVHS
- a CDS encoding conserved virulence factor C family protein, which produces MKIVSIEPTPSPNTMKINLDEELPMGKSNNYKKDSAAGAPEVVVSILDIEGVKGVYHVADFLAVERNAKYDWKVILPEVRKAFGEDAEESGDDSPEINEHFGEVKVLVQIYKGIPMQVKLTDGTEEKRFGLPELFVKKVGEVQTPDDNVVMVRRWKELGVRYGEFDQVGNDVVEELLAAYPPERLEELVKLAKNPGQEAQLKAAKKKIRVTEADLDNPDWRIRYQLLEQMEDPTIEDLPVLEKALQDEKASIRRLATVYLGMIEDQKVLPLLYKALKDKTVTVRRTAGDCLSDLGFLEAMDEMMEALKDPSKLVRWRAAMFLYEVGDERAVPSLKSAEDDSEFEVSMQVKLAIARIEHGEEAKGSVWKQMTEARKQ
- a CDS encoding ABC-F family ATP-binding cassette domain-containing protein is translated as MKMITIENVTKTYGEKELFEGISFTIGERERVGLIGVNGTGKSSLLKIVAGIDQPDSGDIIFAKDYKISFLSQQPEMEPDKKVLDQVFSGDAPILKLMRDYEIILSELGKKPDDPGLQERFYDLQRRMDSSDGWDANTAAKSILMQLGISDFSKKMGELSGGQKKRVALAQVLIESPDLLILDEPTNHLDYETVKWLEDYLSRYSGSLLLVTHDRYFLDRVTNRIFELDGGNLYSYKGNYASFLEAKAIREENEAATFEKKKNLFRQELEWIRRGAKARTTKQKARIQRFDKLDEEVSNVKSSEKLDISLSGSRLGKQVLELKEATKKYEDKVILDHFNLLVKPGDRLGIIGRNGTGKSTLLNILAGRIMLDDGEIITGQTVKIAYYTQENEDMDENKRVIEYLKETAEIVHTTDGKTISAAQMLERFLFPPYAHGTLIRKLSGGEKRRLYLLKLLMEEPNVLLLDEPTNDLDTQTLTVLEDYLEEFPGVVISVSHDRYFLDKVVDLLLVLEGNGQTDLHYGNYSEYLEKRPKPESAPSVPKKEKVEQTEKPKKKKLSFKEQKEWAEIEDKIAGTEARLEEVQAEMANIGSDFEKGQALVNEEKELNEQLEYLIERWSYLSELAENE
- a CDS encoding HD domain-containing protein translates to MRDKIAMAEEFVKTELGKDSSGHDWHHIDRVRKNARLIWSKEKQGDWFIIEMAALLHDIPDDKLNESEEAGWMKLDSFLQSIQLESETTSRIKSCIESVSYKGGRVIELDSMEAEIVQDADRLDALGAIGIARTFAFGGKKGHPIYEPDLNVRGQMTLEEYRNGDSSSVNHFYEKLLKLKDKMNTEHARQLAEERHKFMETFLEQFYSEWNGKA
- a CDS encoding DegV family protein, which encodes MKKIAWVTDSTAYLDEELKNHPDVYQVPMTIVLDDVEYLDGRDLTAEELYKRLKTLKTAPKTSQPPVGAFMELYEKLGKEYDLVFSVLVSSKLSGTVASSVQAAQAVNIPVITFDSKILTFPLTSLLKKGIALAEQGASIEEIKEKLEIVRESNETYVMIGSLEQLHRSGRMSGMQFYLGSMLSIKPIISIEDGVLNTKEKVRSDKKAREKIFDYLNLSNEKYGVKEVYILYGLHKEVADEWQSELEAKFPDIRFLSCPIGAVIGVHAGEHTIGISWNNADA
- a CDS encoding formate--tetrahydrofolate ligase, producing MGTNIQVKSDIEIARDSKMKPIVDIAASIGLDADDIELFGKYKAKLSSEALAKLKTKESGKVVLVTAINPTPAGEGKSTVTVGLADALNKLGQKTMIAMREPSLGPTMGIKGGATGGGFAQVLPMEDINLHFTGDLHAITTANNALAALIDNHLQQGNKLNIDQRRIVWKRALDLNDRALRKVVIGLGGPMQGVPREDGFDITVASEIMAVLCLASDLKDLKLRLSKMVVAYNYDKQPVTVGDLGVEGALTLLLKEAVKPNLVQTIEHTPALIHGGPFANIAHGCNSVIATEAASKLADFVVTEAGFGADLGAEKFLNIKARTAGIDPSAVVIVATIRALKMHGGMKKTELVNEDVKALRDGFTNLKKHVETISSFGLPYVVAINRFITDTELETNTLKELCENAGIPVALTEVWEKGGAGGVELAERLLDVIEKSENTFAHLYDLSDSLEDKIKTIATQVYGADGVEFSPKAKKQLVDFDGYGWSVLPVCMAKTQYSLSDDPQKLGRPSGFTITVRELKASVGAGFIVALTGEVMTMPGLPKLPAALNMDVDEEGNAVGLF
- the metA gene encoding homoserine O-acetyltransferase MetA — encoded protein: MPIKIPLHLPAKEILEKENIFIMDDSRAAKQDIRPLNILILNLMPEKEKTERQLLRLLGNTPLQVNITFLKTATYDSKNTSHYHLEEFYQTFTEVREKKYDGMIITGAPIELMEFEEVHYWDELKEILDWTEQNVTSTLHICWGAQAALYHHYGINKYALPRKCSGVFTHRVLDPTEELLRGFDDEFIAPHSRNTDIPKETLQNHPDLRLLASSDEAGALIVSSKDSRRIMITGHLEYEATTLAEEYLRDKEKGIEIDMPENYFPHDNPEKKPANRWRSHAHLFFSNWLNYYVYQATPYDWD
- a CDS encoding DUF2711 family protein — its product is MHIEFFYPIGKEPDNEPLMDLLPEGYRSAAVIFYPFFKMESGWNAIDAPSDEEVYRFATPVSWKEIQNRARLDRISDVSIGVTAYVTGGCGVKVYQRMDLVERIQRAIEPDFFFPYEDQFSVLLIDDLLRVLASKGATKIFYNKLIDGEGVFELKDLNLERKLFLCSGPMILMDEHKEFTFTCYFDESAMVFFTKEETLDCLKDTSFEGVYFEKETPLIWQNHHYQYFNNNES